Proteins found in one Aspergillus puulaauensis MK2 DNA, chromosome 8, nearly complete sequence genomic segment:
- a CDS encoding protein-degrading AAA family ATPase MSP1 (COG:O;~EggNog:ENOG410PHS8;~InterPro:IPR041569,IPR003959,IPR027417,IPR003593, IPR003960;~PFAM:PF00004,PF17862;~TransMembrane:1 (i12-34o);~go_function: GO:0005524 - ATP binding [Evidence IEA];~go_function: GO:0016887 - ATPase activity [Evidence IEA]) yields the protein MASARGPRWQQFLQELVMVAGTSASAYFLIRYLLSRLDFDPESQKKEEQKRKSAAILRKLDGGEESDGATSDKGGKRSRPKRGDLVLNQYEQAIAMDVVAPDDIPVSFEDIGGLEDIIEELKESVIYPLTMPHLYSSTSSLLTAPSGVLLYGPPGCGKTMLAKALAHESGACFINLHISTLTEKWYGDSNKLVNAVFSLARKLQPSIVFIDEIDAVLGTRRSGEHEASGMVKAEFMTHWDGLTSANSSGEPQRVVVLGATNRMQDIDDAILRRMPKKFPVTLPLAAQRLGILSLVLKDTKIDRQNFDLHYLVKMMAGMSGSDIKEACRDAAMVPVREFIRTKKAQGAQISSVNPDEVRGLRTEDFFSRAGGVRVIPPPTQTPNPAASSKANSEKEWSTEDEAASEGGTQPPSGMVEPPE from the exons ATGGCTTCAGCGCGTGGTCCACGATGGCAGCAGTTTCTGCAAGAGCTTGTCATGGTTGCAGGCACT TCAGCTTCTGCATACTTCCTGATCCGCTACCTCCTCTCTCGCCTCGATTTCGACCCGGAAAGTCAGAAGAAAGAGGAACAAAAACGTAAATCAGCTGCAATTTTACGGAAGCTGGATGGAGGCGAGGAATCGGATGGAGCTACGTCGGACAAGGGAGGGAAACGATCACGGCCAAAGCGCGGTGATCTTGTTCTTAACCAGTACGAACAAGCGATTGCGATGGATGTCGTAGCTCCAGATGACATCCCTGTATCTTTCGAAGACATCGGCGGTTTGGAAGATATCATTGAAGAGCTAAAAGAGTCCGTGATATATCCCTTGACGATGCCTCATCTTTACTCGTCTACGTCTTCACTTCTCACAGCACCTTCGGGAGTTCTGTTATACGGCCCTCCCGGTTGCGGGAAAACCATGCTTGCGAAAGCACTGGCTCATGAGAGTGGCGCCTGTTTTATTAATCTTCATATATCTACGTTGACAGAAAAGTGGTACGGTGATTCCAATAAGCTGGTCAATGCGGTCTTTTCCTTGGCTAGGAAATTACAACCCTCGATTGTTTTCATTGACGAGATTGACGCGGTACTCGGCACCAGGCGGAGCGGCGAGCACGAGGCGAGTGGGATGGTGAAAGCGGAGTTCATGACACACTGGGACGGGTTGACATCGGCAAATTCCTCGGGAGAGCCGCAACGAGTCGTTGTGTTAGGGGCCACAAACCGGATGCAGGATATTGATGATGCTATCCTGCGACGCATGCCCAAGAAGTTCCCCGTGACACTGCCACTGGCTGCGCAGCGACTCGGAATCCTAAGTCTCGTGTTGAAGGACACGAAGATTGACCGTCAAAATTTCGACCTGCACTACCTTGTCAAAATGATGGCGGGTATGTCTGGCAGTGACATCAAGGAAGCTTGTCGTGATGCTGCCATGGTCCCGGTCCGAGAGTTCATTCGAACAAAGAAGGCACAAGGCGCCCAAATCAGCTCGGTCAATCCAGACGAAGTTCGTGGCCTGCGTACTGAGGATTTCTTCTCTCGTGCCGGCGGCGTCAGGGTCATTCCACCACCCACGCAAACACCAAACCCCGCCGCGTCCAGCAAAGCCAACTCCGAAAAAGAATGGAGTACAGAAGATGAAGCGGCGTCTGAGGGTGGGACACAGCCACCCAGCGGAATGGTCGAGCCGCCGGAATGA
- a CDS encoding putative chromosome segregation protein (Pcs1) (COG:S;~EggNog:ENOG410PNGY;~InterPro:IPR040349,IPR020981,IPR038608;~PFAM:PF12539;~go_component: GO:0033551 - monopolin complex [Evidence IEA];~go_function: GO:0005515 - protein binding [Evidence IEA]) yields the protein MPKRKAITSLSGLAGSDDEDVMQTGTDHAQNHDERPTKRTRGRPRSKSAEIKPIAETAAPKPQATEPVTRRGTRRGRPKGSRNSGQMAQDATENQETSARVDNDAVPQKAAGDDETEAPQNTAQTSKSTRATKGAPTRGRRKASVQKEVETDGEFQYTPTGGRQQKAVVKTEKPEKKPEPTGRRRPKSVTAPSEDIPEAEPAVQEIVEETIIQEEAPEPVSVSPTKRRQSSLRTSQGSPLKRISEGENEKAGSEPELRRRLGDLTKKHDTLENRYRNLRDIGIVEANANMEKLKKQCERMTTASNNLVSSLKAELEAQKALGQKSRSLQKGLHEREAEVDQLKSDAEQSASQLAAAQTEVKALQTKLAAARNTTATLEQAAVKAPGSAIKGGGANRATAAASAEAAHAAQFAQLKEDLYSDLTGLIIRDVKKREEDSLYDCIQTGGNGTLHFKLVVPHATSADFETAEFQYIPLLDESRDRDLVAILPEYLTVDITFVRQQASKFYTRVIDVLTRRRASQGN from the exons ATGCCTAAACGAAAAGCCATTACGAGCCTTTCTGGATTGGCTGGAtctgacgacgaagatgtaATGCAAACCGGTACAGATCACGCTCAAAACCACGATGAGCGCCCAACGAAGAGGACGCGAGGGAGACCTCGATCGAAGTCAGCGGAAATAAAACCAATTGCTGAAACTGCGGCTCCGAAGCCCCAGGCGACGGAACCTGTTACGAGAAGAGGGACAAGGAGGGGCCGCCCAAAGGGAAGCAGAAATTCTGGCCAGATGGCGCAGGATGCGACGGAAAACCAGGAAACATCTGCGCGCGTTGACAACGATGCCGTCCCACAAAAAGcggctggcgatgatgagaCCGAAGCGCCTCAAAATACTGCGCAGACGTCAAAATCCACGAGAGCTACAAAAGGCGCACCTACTCGAGGTAGGAGGAAGGCTAGTGTGCAGAAAGAAGTCGAGACCGATGGCGAATTCCAGTATACCCCAACGGGCGGGCGACAGCAAAAGGCCGTCGTGAAAACCGAGAAGCCTGAGAAAAAGCCCGAGCCTACAGGGCGGAGACGGCCAAAGTCCGTGACCGCGCCGAGTGAAGACATTCCAGAGGCCGAGCCGGCTGTGCaggagattgtcgaggaaACAATCATCCAGGAGGAAGCCCCAGAACCCGTTTCTGTGTCCCCTACGAAGCGAAGGCAATCTTCTCTGCGGACATCACAGGGTTCGCcgttgaagaggatatctGAAGGTGAAAATGAAAAAGCTGGCAGCGAGCCCGAGCTGCGGCGCAGACTCGGTGACCTCACCAAGAAACACGATACTCTAGAGAATCGTTACCGTAACCTGAGAGACATTGGTATTGTCGAGGCGAACGCTAAcatggagaagctgaagaagcagtGCGAAAGAATGACAACTG CCTCGAACAACTTAGTGAGCTCCTTGAAAGCCGAACTGGAGGCTCAGAAGGCTTTAGGCCAGAAAAGCCGCTCCCTTCAGAAGGGGCTACACGAGCGAGAGGCAGAAGTAGATCAGTTGAAGTCTGACGCTGAGCAGTCGGCCAGCCAACTCGCCGCCGCGCAGACCGAAGTTAAAGCGCTGCAGACTaagcttgctgctgcccgGAACACGACTGCGACGCTTGAACAGGCGGCGGTGAAGGCTCCTGGTAGTGCCATCAAGGGCGGTGGTGCCAACCGAGCGACTGCGGCGGCCTCGGCCGAAGCTGCGCACGCGGCACAATTTGCGCAGCTGAAGGAGGATCTTTATAGCGATCTAACTGGTCTTATCATCCGCGATGTGAAGAAGCGGGAAGAAGACAGTCTATATGACTGTATTCAGACGGGTGGCAATGGGA CGCTTCATTTCAAGCTTGTTGTTCCTCATGCAACGTCGGCAGACTTCGAGACCGCGGAGTTCCAGTACATCCCTCTTTTGGATGAGAGCCGAGACCGGGATCTGGTTGCCATTCTTCCCGAATATCTTACTGTGGATATCACTTTTGTCCGTCAACAGGCCTCCAAGTTTTATACACGCGTTATCGACGTACTCACAAGGCGACGGGCAAGCCAGGGCAACTGA
- the MCD4_2 gene encoding mannose-ethanolamine phosphotransferase MCD4 (BUSCO:EOG09260KDB;~COG:G;~EggNog:ENOG410PGMQ;~InterPro:IPR007070,IPR037671,IPR017852,IPR017850, IPR002591;~PFAM:PF01663,PF04987;~TransMembrane:15 (n8-16c21/22o463-489i501-520o526-542i554-578o590-610i617-635o641-661i682-701o713-732i741-759o765-781i832-854o874-894i906-925o937-957i);~go_component: GO:0005789 - endoplasmic reticulum membrane [Evidence IEA];~go_component: GO:0016021 - integral component of membrane [Evidence IEA];~go_function: GO:0003824 - catalytic activity [Evidence IEA];~go_function: GO:0016740 - transferase activity [Evidence IEA];~go_function: GO:0051377 - mannose-ethanolamine phosphotransferase activity [Evidence IEA];~go_process: GO:0006506 - GPI anchor biosynthetic process [Evidence IEA]) — protein MARLGRTGFLTLAVIFHLIYAYSIFDIYFVSPIVSGMRSFGVQRDPGAEAPAKRLVLFVADGLRADKAFELSPDPDLHENVENGDLVHLAPFIRSRVLSHGTFGISHTRVPTESRPGHVALIAGLYEDVSAVATGWKLNPVNFDSVFNRSRHTWSWGSPDILPMFKEGAVPGRIDADTYSEEYEDFTSDATALDIWVFDRVKELFASAKSDPELDAKLRENKIVFFLHLLGLDTTGHGFRPYSKEYLRNIKLVDEGVKEITRLVENFYGDGKTAFVFTADHGMSDWGSHGDGHPDNTRTPLVAWGSGLATPRRPKADAPSGHEDGISSNWNLHNVQRNDVDQADVAALMAYLVGLDFPTNSVGQLPLEYINATPKDKALAVFANTQEVLEMYHVKEEQKRDALIRYKPFGPFADKEGNSVEQQVERIHELINKGAYNEAIEKSAILFKTALEGLRYLQTYDWLFLRTIVTFGYLGWIAYALTTVIDLHVLHGTSDSDRTQASNAFFSSILVVLFSVFWYQSSSWRYYFYGFFPVFFWEEVFSRRKALIAGREILLGHVSSVGDHVSFGFQSLIFVGVLEALVHSYSYREIYTLCFILGAFWPLSYGAGFVRKHAALSGAWAVGCLLMSVFTLLPANKVEDITTITYGAGLMFLTGLLYLLFEDDILGHSHQPAAVSRNGSRIIMGMQLGMVVLALIITRSSAASLQAKQGVPLGNQVVGWAVLVASLILPFAHRRYPNSHYLHRLMVIFLTFAPTFIILTISWEGLFYFVFCMTLLTWVRLEHATYVYTAKSPATQAQETTTPPKKASTDATTVVEGETYRFRTLSVSDARVALFFFFLLQSAFFSTGNIASVSSFSLESVNRLNPVFNPVNQGALLILKILIPFAVISANLGILNHRLEVAPSALFMVVMAISDVMTLNFFFMVRDEGSWLDIGTTISQFCIASFLCTFVAGLEFLSEVFISGVDFESRTSAVTASIADAVNGTTSGDRKSIPNGVEDEG, from the exons ATGGCGCGTCTCGGTCGTACCGGGTTCCTCACCCTAGCGGTGATATTTCATCTTATCTATGCATACTCGATTTTTGACATTTATTTCGTCAGTCCGATAGTGAGCGGGATGAGATCATTCGGTGTGCAGCGGGACCCCGGTGCTGAAGCTCCCGCGAAACGCCTCGTCTTGTTTGTCGCCGATGGATTGCGCGCGGACAAGGCTTTCGAGTTATCGCCCGATCCGGATCTCCATGAGAACGTGGAAAATGGCGATTTGGTTCACCTTGCGCCTTTCATCCGATCCCGCGTGTTGTCCCACGGTACCTTCGGAATTTCCCATACTCGAGTCCCAACCGAATCGCGCCCAGGCCATGTCGCATTGATTGCTGGACTATACGAGGATGTGTCAGCTGTCGCGACGGGATGGAAACTGAACCCCGTGAACTTCGATAGCGTTTTCAACCGGAGTAGACATACGTGGAGCTGGGGGAGCCCTGATATTCTTCCCATGTTTAAAGAAggcgctgttcctggaagGATTGATGCGGATACATACTCGGAGGAATACGAAGACTTTACGAGTGATGCAACGGCCCTCGATATCTGGGTGTTTGACAGGGTGAAGGAGTTGTTCGCCTCGGCGAAGAGTGACCCGGAGTTGGATGCAAAGCTGCGTGAGAATAAGATTGTGTTTTTCCTGCATCTTCTTGGACTGGACACTACGGGACATGGATTCCGTCCCTATTCAAAGGAATACTTGCGCAACATCAAGCTAGTTGATGAAGGAGTCAAGGAAATCACACGGCTCGTGGAGAACTTTTACGGCGATGGCAAGACAGCATTCGTTTTTACCGCAGATCACGGCATGAGTGATTGGGGCAGCCATGGAGATGGCCATCCCGATAACACGCGAACACCTTTGGTCGCCTGGGGATCAGGTCTTGCAACCCCGAGGCGACCCAAGGCCGACGCACCTTCAGGGCATGAAGATGGCATCTCATCTAACTGGAATCTACACAACGTTCAGAGAAACGACGTCGACCAGGCAGATGTTGCTGCCCTAATGGCGTACTTGGTTGGGCTTGATTTTCCCACCAACTCTGTGGGCCAGCTTCCTTTGGAGTATATCAATGCTACACCTAAGGATAAAGCTTTGGCTGTCTTTGCCAATACGCAGGAAGTTTTGGAAATGTATCATGTCAAGGAAGAGCAAAAGAGGGACGCCTTGATTCGATACAAACCGTTTGGGCCTTTTGCAGACAAGGAAGGGAATTCAGTAGAGCAGCAGGTCGAAAGGATCCACGAACTGATTAACAAGGGTGCGTACAACGAGGCCATCGAAAAGTCAGCGATTTTGTTCAAAACCGCCCTTGAAGGGCTTCGCTACCTCCAAACCTACGACTGGCTTTTCTTGAGGACGATTGTCACCTTTGGATACTTGGGGTGGATTGCATATGCTTTGACTACCGTCATTGACCTGCATGTCCTACATGGCACCTCAGATTCGGATAGGACACAGGCCAGTAATGCTTTCTTTTCGTCAATTTTGGTGGTCCTGTTTTCAGTCTTTTGGTACCAGAGTTCTTCTTGGAGATATTACTTTTATGGATTCTTTCCAGTATTCTTCTGGGAGGAGGTCTTCTCTCGGAGGAAGGCTCTTATCGCCGGGCGTGAGATACTTTTGGGACACGTGAGCTCTGTGGGTGACCATGTCTCATTTGGGTTTCAGTCGTTGATATTCGTGGGTGTGCTGGAAGCACTG GTTCATTCTTATTCCTATAGAGAAATTTATACTCTCTGCTTTATTTTGGGAGCGTTTTGGCCTTTGTCTTACGGGGCTGGATTTGTAAGAAAACATGCAGCACTTTCTGGCGCATGGGCGGTTGGTTGTCTCCTCATGAGTGTTTTCACTCTGCTGCCTGCCAACAAAGTCGAAGATATTACCACAAT AACGTATGGCGCGGGATTGATGTTCCTCACTGGCCTgctatatctattatttgAAGACGACATCCTCGGGCATAGTCACCAACCTGCAGCCGTGTCTAGAAATGGTTCGCGAATAATCATGGGAATGCAG CTTGGTATGGTTGTACTGGCGTTGATCATCACAAGATCCAGTGCGGCTTCTCTCCAGGCAAAGCAAGGTGTTCCGTTGGGAAACCAGGTAGTTGGTTGGGCCGTTCTAG TTGCTTCACTTATATTACCATTCGCCCATCGACGATACCCGAACAGCCACTATCTGCACCGCCTAATGGTCATATTTTTGACCTTTGCACCGACATTTATCATCCTCACCATTTCATGGGAGGGTCTGTTTTACTTTGTGTTCTGCATGACTCTCCTTACCTGGGTCCGGTTAGAGCACGCCACGTATGTTTATACCGCGAAATCCCCTGCCACGCAAGCGCAGGAGACCACTACACCACCCAAAAAAGCAAGCACAGATGCTACCACGGTTGTGGAGGGTGAGACGTACCGATTTCGCACACTTAGTGTTTCAGATGCTCGCGTAGCactgttcttcttctttctgctgCAGTCGGCCTTTTTCAGCACGGGGAATATTGCATCAGTATCCTCATTCTCTCTTGAAAGCGTCAACCGACTCAATCCGGTGTTCAACCCTGTTAACCAGGGTGCCTTGCTAATACTAAAGATTCTTATACCTTTTGCAGTCATCAGCGCGAATTTGGGTATTCTTAATCATCGGCTGGAGGTGGCTCCCAGTGCTTTGTTCATGGTTGTGATGGCCATCTCCGATGTCATGACCTTGAACTTTTTCTTCATGGTCCGCGACGAGGGCTCTTGGCTCGACATTGGCACCACGATTAGTCAATTTTGTATTGCGAGCTTCTTGTGCACCTTTGTCGCGGGACTCGAGTTCCTTAGTGAGGTGTTTATCAGTGGGGTTGATTTCGAGTCTCGCACTAGCGCAGTTACGGCCTCAATTGCCGACGCTGTCAATGGGACAACCTCCGGGGATCGGAAATCTATCCCCAatggtgttgaggatgaagggTGA
- the farA gene encoding CeGAL family transcription factor (COG:K;~EggNog:ENOG410PH0A;~InterPro:IPR036864,IPR007219,IPR001138;~PFAM:PF00172,PF04082;~TransMembrane:1 (o568-586i);~go_function: GO:0000981 - DNA-binding transcription factor activity, RNA polymerase II-specific [Evidence IEA];~go_function: GO:0003677 - DNA binding [Evidence IEA];~go_function: GO:0008270 - zinc ion binding [Evidence IEA];~go_process: GO:0006351 - transcription, DNA-templated [Evidence IEA];~go_process: GO:0006355 - regulation of transcription, DNA-templated [Evidence IEA]), with product MSTAGERIIQDPLAPRPSPTPSTAGSTGTSGIAVRAGANGQMSFRRQRASRACETCHARKVRCDAASLGVPCTNCVAFSIECKIPTPKRKKNQTKSKDTGDNDDTDDKSQSQDKREESLPIPGKDAFGYQNSGVAVEGMPATTLSETQAAREASQNATYAQFMKPKFARAPIKEAGRVAYLGESSNLSLLVQDRHGTTDVVHYPLPPNIRGSRARITDLDNLELDILHQRGAFLLPPKPLCDELVDAYFQWVAPVVPIVNRSRFMRQYRDPKNPPSLLLLQAILLAGSRVCTNGQLMDANGSTTPAAMTFYKRAKALYDANYEDDRVTIVQALVLLGWYWEGPEDVTKNVFYWTRVAMVVAQGSGMHRSVESSQLSKPDKRLWKRIWWTLFTRDRSVAVALGRPIGINTDDADVGMLTEDDFIEDELDMAAEIPPEPVHVQFFLQYVKLCEIMGLVLSQQYSVASKSRRMNAMDLTHSDMALADWLQNCPKEVCWQRQNHHFWAALLHANYYTTLCLLHRAHMPPASSVPSSYRVEEMAYPSRTIAFQAAGMITSIVENLSNHSEIRYTPAFIVYSLFSALIMHVYQMRSSVPSVVATCQERINICMQALKDVSKVWLVAKMVHTLFESILGNKVLEERLQKAAGRRHQKVKHDPNQPNQQHVSARRPDPPKRKFDDMDIGLPNGGPTPPVSYERSRPQTPAATPSRELGQSTLPLPQGSPTAPKEGLPGTGNSRANTRPTTPFGNQFSLPATPPDLFLVTRTSPNLSPSLWENFQPDQLFPDGTAIFPELTSPQSAAVDPQLQMQSQLQAHGLDQRSMVPQQMQSRNSLSAAQGSPEMLSSMPSAIGLQGQQQPQQIYGMDPQQTWPIQGIDATVASAAMDTASQDDNWSNSSRSGPTAPTTLNVEDWFQFFGINGSFGEMAA from the exons ATGAGCACAGCCGGCGAAAGAATCATCCAAGATCCATTAGcacccagacccagcccGACTCCTAGTACAGCGGGCTCAACGGGAACATCGGGGATAGCTGTACGGGCTGGAGCAAACGGACAAATGAGTTTCAGGAG ACAACGTGCGTCGCGTGCTTGCGAG ACTTGCCATGCCCGAAAA GTTCGTTGTGATGCTGCCAGCTTAGGTGTGCCTTGCACCAACTGTGTCGCTTTCTCTATCGAATGCAAGATCCCTACACCAAAACGCAAGAAGAACCAAACCAAGTCAAAGGACACTGGCGA TAACGACGATACCGATGATAAATCCCAGAGTCAAGACAAACGCGAAGAGTCTCTACCTATCCCTGGCAAAGATGCGTTTGGCTATCAGAACAGTGGAGTTGCCGTCGAGGGCATGCCTGCGACGACACTCTCAGAGACCCAGGCTGCTCGGGAGGCCTCCCAGAATGCAACATACGCCCAGTTTATGAAGCCGAAGTTCGCCCGCGCACCGATtaaagaagctggaagggTCGCATATCTGGGCGAGTCATCGAATCTTTCCCTGCTGGTTCAGGACCGCCATGGAACGACCGACGTCGTGCATTATCCGCTGCCCCCCAACATTCGTGGTTCACGTGCAAGGATCACCGACTTGGACAACCTCGAATTAGACATCCTTCACCAACGGGGCGCTTTCTTGCTACCCCCGAAACCCTTGTGTGATGAGCTAGTCGATGCCTACTTCCAATGGGTCGCACCGGTTGTGCCCATCGTCAACCGCAGTCGTTTTATGCGCCAATACAGAGACCCTAAAAACCCTCCATCTTTGCTACTTTTGCAAGCCATTCTCCTAGCCGGTTCAAGGGTCTGTACCAACGGGCAACTGATGGACGCCAACGGCTCGACCACTCCGGCTGCCATGACCTTCTACAAGCGAGCTAAAGCTCTGTATGACGCTAATTATGAAGATGACCGAGTCACTATTGTTCAAGCACTGGTGCTCCTGGGCTGGTACTGGGAGGGTCCTGAAGATGTTACTAAGAACGTCTTCTACTGGACAAGGGTGGCAATGGTTGTTGCACAGGGCTCCGGCATGCACCGCAGCGTGGAATCCTCGCAGCTTAGCAAACCGGACAAGCGGTTATGGAAACGGATTTGGTGGACTCTCTTCACCAGAGATCGTTCTGTAGCTGTGGCTTTGGGGCGCCCCATCGGCATCAACACAGACGATGCAGATGTTGGAATGTTGACAGAAGACGATTTTATTGAAGACGAACTTGATATGGCTGCTGAAATTCCGCCGGAACCCGTTCACGTGCAGTTTTTCTTGCAGTATGTCAAGCTCTGCGAAATCATGGGGTTGGTCCTCTCGCAACAATACTCGGTGGCGTCCAAGTCCCGGCGTATGAATGCCATGGACCTGACCCATTCCGATATGGCACTTGCGGATTGGCTCCAGAACTGCCCCAAGGAAGTGTGCTGGCAACGTCAAAATCATCACTTCTGGGcggctcttcttcatgcGAACTATTACACCACACTCTGCTTGTTACACCGAGCCCACATGCCACCAGCGTCATCAGTTCCCAGTAGCTATCGTGTCGAAGAGATGGCATACCCGTCACGCACTATTGCATTCCAAGCTGCCGGAATGATTACTTCGATCGTTGAAAACCTGTCTAATCATAGCGAGATCCGTTACACGCCGGCGTTCATTGTCTACAGTCTTTTCTCCGCGCTTATCATGCACGTCTACCAAATGCGGTCATCTGTGCCCTCGGTAGTGGCTACCTGCCAGGAGAGGATCAACATTTGCATGCAAGCACTCAAGGATGTTTCCAAGGTTTGGCTTGTTGCGAAGATGGTGCATACCTTGTTCGAGTCTATTTTGGGTAACAAGGTTCTGGAAGAGCGTCTACAGAAAGccgcaggaagaagacatcAGAAGGTTAAGCATGATCCGAATCAACCGAACCAACAGCACGTGTCTGCAAGGAGGCCAGATCCGCCGAAGCGCAAGTTTGATGATATGGACATAGGACTTCCCAACGGAGGACCTACGCCTCCAGTCTCTTACGAGCGATCTCGCCCTCAGACGCCAGCAGCTACGCCCTCCAGAGAGCTGGGACAATCTACCTTGCCTCTACCTCAAGGATCTCCTACTGCGCCCAAAGAAGGCCTTCCTGGAACCGGCAACTCACGTGCGAATACGCGGCCGACGACTCCATTCGGTAATCAATTCTCTCTCCCGGCAACACCTCCTGATCTATTCCTTGTCACACGTACTTCGCCTAATCTTTCGCCCTCACTCTGGGAAAACTTTCAGCCAGACCAGCTGTTCCCTGATGGCACTGCCATCTTCCCAGAGCTTACTTCTCCGCAGAGTGCGGCTGTTGATCCGCAGCTCCAAATGCAATCACAACTCCAAGCGCATGGTTTGGACCAGCGGTCTATGGTTCCCCAACAGATGCAATCGCGGAATTCCTTGTCCGCTGCACAGGGAAGCCCAGAAATGCTGTCCAGTATGCCTTCCGCAAT